In a single window of the Streptomyces sp. HUAS ZL42 genome:
- a CDS encoding ferric reductase-like transmembrane domain-containing protein has translation MTTVQSPPAPPTAIRPKVVARTGLHTVLAANAAVVTFFFVQAGFASNALVVLGRLAGLYGALLMAFQLLLVARLPWLDRRIGMDRLTNWHRWTGFGLLWTLIGHVVFITFGYAESSSMDPVNQLIDLAETVEGVLRAVVAMALILVVGGASARWARRHLAYETWHFVHLYTYVAVVLAFTHQVAVGTTFTSSSVAKTYWYALWAVALGSVFAGRLALPLWRNWRHQLRVEAVVPESDNVVSVHITGRDLDRLPARAGQFFLWRFVTKDRWWQANPFSLSAAPDGTRLRLTAKAAGAGSAGLRHLKPGTRVFAEGPYGAFTTMHRTRPEALLIAGGVGVTPIRALLEELHGHAVVIYRVGAERDAVLYDELRELAHAKGAELHLVTGPPVPDRLAPSELVKLVPDIAERDVFLCGPPPMMNAVLGSLRELDVPKPQIHFERFSLAG, from the coding sequence GTGACGACCGTCCAATCGCCCCCCGCGCCCCCCACGGCGATACGTCCCAAGGTGGTGGCCCGCACCGGCCTCCACACCGTGCTCGCCGCCAACGCGGCCGTCGTGACCTTCTTCTTCGTCCAGGCGGGCTTCGCCTCCAACGCGCTCGTCGTGCTCGGCCGGCTGGCCGGTCTGTACGGCGCGCTGCTGATGGCGTTCCAGCTGCTGCTGGTGGCCCGGCTGCCCTGGCTGGACCGCCGCATCGGCATGGACCGGCTGACCAACTGGCACCGCTGGACCGGCTTCGGCCTGCTGTGGACGCTGATCGGGCATGTGGTCTTCATCACCTTCGGCTACGCCGAGTCCTCGTCGATGGACCCGGTGAACCAGCTGATCGACCTCGCCGAGACCGTCGAGGGCGTGCTGCGCGCGGTCGTCGCGATGGCCCTGATCCTGGTCGTCGGCGGCGCCTCGGCCCGCTGGGCGCGGCGCCATCTCGCGTACGAGACCTGGCACTTCGTGCACCTCTACACCTACGTCGCCGTGGTGCTGGCGTTCACGCACCAGGTGGCCGTCGGTACGACTTTCACCTCGTCGTCCGTGGCGAAGACGTACTGGTACGCGCTGTGGGCGGTGGCCCTCGGCTCGGTGTTCGCCGGGCGGCTGGCCCTGCCGCTGTGGCGGAACTGGCGCCACCAGCTGCGCGTCGAGGCGGTCGTCCCCGAGTCGGACAACGTGGTCTCCGTCCACATCACCGGCCGCGACCTCGACCGGCTGCCTGCCAGGGCCGGCCAGTTCTTCCTGTGGCGGTTCGTGACCAAGGACCGCTGGTGGCAGGCCAACCCGTTCTCCCTGTCGGCGGCCCCGGACGGCACCCGGCTCAGGCTGACCGCGAAGGCCGCCGGTGCCGGCAGCGCCGGTCTGCGCCACCTGAAGCCCGGCACCCGTGTGTTCGCCGAGGGCCCCTACGGCGCCTTCACCACGATGCACCGCACCAGGCCCGAGGCCCTGCTCATCGCCGGCGGTGTGGGCGTCACCCCCATCCGCGCCCTGCTGGAGGAGCTGCACGGGCACGCCGTCGTCATCTACCGGGTCGGTGCGGAGCGGGACGCGGTCCTCTACGACGAGCTGCGCGAACTCGCGCACGCCAAGGGCGCCGAACTGCACCTGGTGACCGGCCCGCCCGTGCCGGACCGGCTGGCGCCGAGCGAGCTCGTGAAGCTCGTGCCGGACATCGCCGAACGGGACGTCTTCCTGTGCGGCCCGCCCCCGATGATGAATGCGGTGCTGGGCAGCCTGCGCGAACTGGACGTGCCCAAGCCGCAGATCCACTTCGAGCGCTTCAGCCTGGCGGGATGA
- a CDS encoding ArnT family glycosyltransferase has product MTTLAPPPAPVQDDASRHRAEPPADGGLAARTRRLFTGAPEDPRWARPALCAVLVLATALYAWNLSSITGNTFYNAAVYSGTKSWKAFFFGALDSGSFITVDKPPFALWVMGLSARVFGYGTWQLMLPMVAAGTGTVALLYRMVKRDFGPVAGIVSALALTLTPITVAINRDTNPDPILVFLMLLGAAALMKAVRSGRLMPLVWSGVAIGFAFNTKMMQAYVVLPAFFLVYLWAARGSLGRRIRNLAVGTVALVVSSAWWMVVVDLIPASSRPYIGGSTDNTVWDLVIGYNGFGRIFGASSSVGSQGNGADFGGDAGLYRMFNDIMGGQISWLIPFALIALIAGLVLRGRAPRTDDKRAALLLWGGWFVFHYLTFALAEGTFHPYYVTAMAPGIAALAGAGGVMLYRAFRDGSAAMWGWVLPAAVAASTVWAVVLLQRVSGSGTLYTVAEVVAGVAGAAAVLGLLIGRFTKRQRLIGIASLAAIVALLAGPAAYSVSAATSTTNGTNPTAGPNTGGMGGGGQRPSGNGGPDGGDGTSGSGNPGSSSSQSTGQSQSGSGSSSSSSSSSSSESESGTQQRAGGMGGGTQVSSEMITYLKKNQDGAAWLVAVATDQTASSIILESGEPVISMGGWSGSDNAMTLAKLKSLVKAGKLHYIVVSDSGQGSNSEITSWVEENGTAVSDYSGLYRLDASDVS; this is encoded by the coding sequence ATGACGACCCTCGCCCCACCCCCCGCGCCCGTCCAGGACGACGCGTCCCGGCACCGGGCCGAACCTCCGGCCGACGGCGGCCTCGCAGCCCGTACGCGGAGACTGTTCACCGGCGCCCCCGAGGACCCGCGCTGGGCCCGCCCCGCCCTGTGCGCGGTCCTGGTCCTGGCCACGGCCCTGTACGCCTGGAACCTCTCCTCGATCACCGGCAACACCTTCTACAACGCGGCCGTCTACAGCGGCACCAAGAGCTGGAAGGCGTTCTTCTTCGGCGCCCTCGACTCCGGCAGCTTCATCACCGTCGACAAACCGCCGTTCGCGCTGTGGGTGATGGGCCTGTCCGCCCGCGTCTTCGGGTACGGCACCTGGCAGTTGATGCTGCCGATGGTCGCGGCCGGCACGGGCACGGTGGCCCTGCTGTACCGGATGGTCAAGCGGGACTTCGGCCCCGTGGCGGGCATCGTCTCCGCCCTCGCGCTGACCCTCACCCCGATCACCGTCGCCATCAACCGGGACACCAACCCGGACCCGATCCTCGTCTTCCTGATGCTGCTGGGCGCGGCCGCGCTGATGAAGGCCGTGCGCAGCGGCCGGCTGATGCCGCTGGTGTGGTCCGGGGTCGCGATCGGCTTCGCGTTCAACACGAAGATGATGCAGGCGTACGTCGTCCTGCCCGCGTTCTTCCTGGTCTACCTGTGGGCCGCTCGGGGCAGTCTGGGCCGGCGCATCCGCAACCTGGCCGTCGGCACGGTCGCCCTGGTGGTCTCCAGCGCCTGGTGGATGGTGGTCGTCGACCTGATCCCCGCCTCCTCCCGCCCCTACATCGGCGGCTCGACCGACAACACGGTCTGGGACCTGGTCATCGGCTACAACGGCTTCGGCCGGATCTTCGGGGCGAGTTCGTCGGTGGGCTCGCAGGGCAACGGCGCCGACTTCGGCGGCGACGCGGGCCTGTACCGGATGTTCAACGACATCATGGGCGGCCAGATCTCCTGGCTGATCCCGTTCGCGCTGATCGCCCTGATCGCGGGTCTGGTCCTGCGCGGACGCGCTCCCCGTACCGACGACAAGCGCGCGGCCCTGCTGCTGTGGGGCGGCTGGTTCGTCTTCCACTACCTGACCTTCGCCCTCGCCGAGGGCACCTTCCACCCGTACTACGTCACCGCCATGGCCCCGGGCATCGCGGCCCTGGCCGGTGCGGGCGGCGTGATGCTGTACCGCGCCTTCCGGGACGGTTCGGCGGCGATGTGGGGCTGGGTGCTGCCGGCCGCCGTCGCGGCGAGCACGGTCTGGGCGGTCGTCCTGCTCCAGCGGGTCTCCGGCTCCGGGACGCTGTACACGGTCGCCGAGGTGGTGGCCGGGGTCGCGGGTGCGGCGGCGGTGCTCGGGCTGCTGATCGGACGGTTCACGAAGAGGCAGCGGCTGATCGGGATCGCCTCGCTCGCGGCGATCGTCGCCCTGCTGGCCGGTCCGGCCGCGTACTCGGTGTCGGCGGCCACGTCGACCACCAACGGCACGAACCCGACGGCCGGCCCGAACACCGGGGGCATGGGCGGCGGCGGCCAGCGCCCGAGCGGCAACGGCGGCCCGGACGGCGGCGACGGCACGAGCGGTTCCGGCAACCCGGGCAGCTCCAGCAGCCAGTCGACAGGGCAATCCCAGTCCGGCAGCGGCTCCTCTTCGTCGTCCTCGTCCTCCTCGTCGAGCGAGTCCGAGTCCGGTACGCAGCAGCGCGCCGGCGGCATGGGCGGTGGCACCCAGGTCTCCTCCGAGATGATCACGTATCTGAAGAAGAACCAGGACGGCGCCGCCTGGCTCGTCGCGGTCGCCACCGACCAGACCGCGTCCTCGATCATTCTGGAGTCCGGCGAGCCCGTCATCTCCATGGGCGGCTGGTCCGGCAGCGACAACGCCATGACCCTCGCCAAGCTCAAGAGCCTGGTGAAGGCGGGCAAGCTCCACTACATCGTCGTCAGCGACAGCGGACAGGGCTCGAACTCCGAGATCACCAGCTGGGTCGAGGAGAACGGCACGGCCGTGAGCGACTACAGCGGCCTGTATCGCCTGGACGCCTCCGACGTCAGCTGA
- a CDS encoding FMN-binding protein, with protein MKRAIPVLVLSVAGLIPVWRYEPSTGTTSTSQAAEPAATSSASGSTAAGSTVVAGSAVKTEKGDVQVQVTFADGKITAVRMLKQPNHPQTTAAVPKLIAQTLEAQSADIDTVSGATITSDGYKESLQAAIDERATSASASPSASASAAASSASQVVEGSTVTTSKGDVQVQVTFADGKITAVRMLKQPNHPQTTAAVPKLIAQTLEAQSADIDTVSGATITSDGYKESLQAAIDAKSA; from the coding sequence GTGAAGCGAGCAATACCCGTCCTCGTCCTGTCCGTCGCGGGCCTGATCCCGGTCTGGCGCTACGAGCCGTCCACCGGAACGACGTCCACCTCCCAGGCCGCCGAGCCGGCCGCCACGTCCTCCGCGTCCGGCTCCACTGCCGCCGGTTCGACGGTCGTCGCCGGCTCGGCCGTCAAGACCGAGAAGGGCGACGTCCAGGTCCAGGTGACCTTCGCCGACGGCAAGATCACCGCGGTGAGGATGCTGAAGCAGCCGAACCATCCGCAGACGACGGCTGCGGTGCCGAAGCTGATCGCGCAGACCCTCGAGGCGCAGAGTGCGGACATCGACACGGTGTCCGGCGCGACGATCACGAGCGACGGCTACAAGGAGTCCCTCCAGGCCGCCATCGACGAGCGGGCGACGTCCGCCTCGGCCTCTCCCTCGGCCTCCGCCTCTGCTGCCGCGTCCTCCGCCTCCCAGGTCGTCGAGGGCTCGACCGTCACCACCAGCAAGGGTGACGTCCAGGTCCAGGTGACCTTCGCCGACGGCAAGATCACCGCGGTGAGGATGCTGAAGCAGCCGAACCATCCGCAGACGACGGCTGCGGTGCCGAAGCTGATCGCGCAGACCCTCGAGGCGCAGAGTGCGGACATCGACACGGTGTCCGGCGCGACGATCACGAGCGACGGCTACAAGGAGTCCCTCCAGGCCGCCATCGACGCGAAGAGTGCCTGA
- a CDS encoding FAD:protein FMN transferase, producing MHRVEHVMGFPVSLRVDDEDDFGAAADAVFAWLREVDERFSPFKADSEVSRLDRGEIDRVSPDLAEVLDLCERYRVATGGAFDVRLPGRGLDPCAIVKGWSVQRAAELLTAAGARRFCLNAGGDVVVSGGPWRVGVRHPEQADRLCTVLDLTDGAIATSARYERGDHIIDGRTGRPATGLLSISVVAPTLTEADAVATAAFAMGAEGVQWAAGRQGCEVFAVDADRQVRRTEGFPVAVAG from the coding sequence GTGCACCGCGTCGAACACGTCATGGGGTTCCCCGTCTCGCTGCGGGTCGACGACGAGGACGACTTCGGCGCGGCGGCGGACGCCGTGTTCGCCTGGCTGCGCGAGGTCGACGAGCGGTTCAGCCCGTTCAAGGCGGACAGCGAGGTGTCGCGGCTGGACCGCGGAGAGATCGACCGGGTGAGCCCGGATCTCGCCGAGGTCCTCGACCTCTGCGAGCGCTACCGGGTCGCTACCGGCGGCGCCTTCGACGTACGGCTGCCGGGGCGGGGCCTGGACCCCTGCGCGATCGTCAAGGGCTGGTCGGTCCAGCGCGCGGCCGAGCTGCTGACGGCGGCCGGCGCACGGCGGTTCTGCCTCAACGCCGGGGGCGACGTGGTCGTCTCCGGCGGCCCCTGGCGCGTGGGCGTACGCCACCCCGAACAGGCCGACAGGCTCTGCACCGTCCTCGACCTCACCGACGGCGCGATCGCCACCTCCGCCCGGTACGAACGCGGCGACCACATCATCGACGGCCGCACCGGACGTCCGGCCACCGGGCTCCTCAGCATCAGCGTCGTCGCCCCGACACTGACGGAGGCGGACGCGGTGGCGACGGCGGCGTTCGCGATGGGCGCCGAGGGCGTGCAGTGGGCCGCCGGGCGGCAGGGTTGCGAGGTGTTCGCCGTGGACGCGGACCGCCAGGTGCGGCGCACGGAGGGGTTTCCCGTGGCGGTCGCCGGCTGA
- a CDS encoding serine protease, whose translation MSATGYWVELYESQQRLGGGFLLTRRYVLTALHCLRGMTALDERVDVVLEDGTRLAGQVCQRDRHADLALVMILGSYGVTASIPRSGKAHSGDAWHGPYRPARTEAHLRGQVDHGATEYVSESGARIQALQLTAYQLLGDYSGYSGGPVVKGAPDDQAPLVVGILLEQMPDRAAADRAANVLFAATIGEAVRRFDHFDVGHLMDEVHPASSQAGDSGQVKDRSMQAAVSSVELWFDMLDKWAARQWLDASQVSELRFLAAKKAIERQLGGDVA comes from the coding sequence GTGAGCGCCACGGGCTACTGGGTCGAGCTGTACGAGTCCCAACAGCGGCTCGGCGGCGGGTTCTTGCTGACGCGCCGCTATGTGCTCACGGCACTCCACTGCCTGCGCGGTATGACAGCCCTGGACGAGCGAGTGGACGTCGTTCTGGAAGACGGCACACGTCTCGCCGGCCAGGTGTGCCAGCGCGACCGGCACGCCGACCTCGCTCTCGTCATGATCCTCGGCTCGTACGGCGTCACAGCCTCGATCCCACGTTCCGGTAAAGCCCACAGCGGCGACGCCTGGCACGGGCCGTACCGCCCCGCGAGGACGGAGGCACATCTGCGGGGTCAGGTCGACCACGGCGCGACGGAATACGTCTCCGAGAGCGGGGCACGGATCCAGGCACTCCAGCTGACGGCGTATCAACTCCTGGGTGACTACTCCGGATACTCCGGAGGCCCAGTGGTCAAAGGGGCACCGGACGATCAAGCTCCCTTGGTCGTCGGCATCCTCCTGGAGCAGATGCCGGACCGGGCTGCCGCAGATCGCGCGGCGAACGTTCTCTTCGCCGCCACCATCGGGGAGGCCGTGCGGCGCTTCGACCACTTCGATGTCGGGCACCTGATGGACGAGGTCCATCCAGCCAGTTCGCAGGCCGGCGACAGTGGGCAGGTCAAGGACAGGTCCATGCAGGCGGCGGTGAGTTCGGTGGAGTTGTGGTTCGACATGCTCGACAAGTGGGCGGCGCGCCAATGGCTCGACGCGTCACAGGTCTCTGAGCTGAGGTTCTTGGCCGCCAAGAAAGCCATCGAACGTCAGTTGGGCGGTGACGTGGCATGA
- a CDS encoding CU044_2847 family protein codes for MAEIRVETVALDAAGSRQIASRTRTSAPLADRAAELEQAIVQASAIAQRSLSQVPRRDGWQVTSMEVTFGLTLAAEAGVILSKASAEASFEVSLTVERVPETS; via the coding sequence ATGGCCGAAATCCGCGTCGAGACAGTTGCTTTGGACGCTGCCGGGAGTCGGCAGATCGCGAGTCGTACGCGGACCAGTGCGCCCCTGGCCGACCGGGCGGCCGAGCTGGAGCAGGCCATCGTGCAGGCCTCGGCCATCGCCCAGAGGTCTCTGTCCCAGGTCCCGCGCCGCGACGGCTGGCAGGTGACCAGCATGGAGGTGACCTTCGGGCTGACGCTCGCCGCGGAAGCCGGGGTGATCCTGTCCAAGGCGTCGGCCGAGGCGTCCTTCGAAGTCAGCCTCACTGTCGAGCGGGTCCCGGAGACGTCGTGA